From the genome of Mycolicibacterium gilvum:
CGCGATTCCGCCGCCAGCAGCCCGCAGCGGTGGACGTTCTGGAAGTCGCCGTATGGGAACTTGTAGCGGCCCTTCGTGTTCTCGTCGTGCTCGTCGTCAATCCCGAGATGCCACCGTGCGTACTCGGCGATCCCGTGCCGCTCGATGTAGTCGTTCTCTTGCCGGGCCGAGGGCTGGTGCTCGCTCCATGCGTCACGGTCATCAATCACGTACCTGCCCGCCGCGATCAGGTCCCGCGCGTGCTCGTAAGCCGTCTCGTTCAGTTTGACCGCCATGCATTCCATGCTCGCGGTCACGGCCGCTCGCGCCCTGGACCTGGCGTGCCAGAATTACTCACCCGTGTTTGTTCCAGCAGTGCGAGGCCTATTTCCCGTCGCGCGACCACAGGCAGACACGCTTCGTTATGGAATCAGTGAGCCGCCTGGAACGCTAGCCGGCCGTGGTGACTCCTGCCGGGACGTGAACCTTCAGTAGGTGGTCGGGTGTGGTGCGAACAGCCAGCTGATCGCGCCCACGGACATTTCTTGGAATAGACGCTCCGGGCGCCGATCAGGGTGCAGCCGTGCTGCGACACCCCTCCCGCCTCATGACATCGAGGGCATCGACCTGTTGCCGATCACCTTTATCGCTGCGCCACGGCCTCCCTCGGAATACCCGCCGCCGCGTACACTTCGGCTTCGTCGAGCGTCTCGTGGGCCAACAGCTCCGCGACGATACTGTCGAGCTTGTCGCGGTTGTCCCGTAACAGTTTCCGTGCCTCGGCGTAGCACTCGTCGATGATCCGGCGGACCTCACCGTCCACGACGCCAAGCATTGCATCGGATACCCCGGCCATGTGCGGGTCACCCTCCTTCGGCAGCACCGACACCGGGCCGATGCGGTCAATCGACTGCGCCGCGGGCTGTGTTGGTCGTCAGAGCCGACAGAATTCGCCGAGGACGGCCGACCCGACGCACGCACGCGATGATGCCGATCCCCAGGCCCAATGAGGCCCGACCCCACCGATACCTCACCTCGTTGGGCGCCGACAAATACCGCCTGAACGGCGCGTTGACAACACTCCTGCAACCTCGTCCCGCACGGCCCGATTGCGTCGCAGCCCCACCGGACCCAGCGCAACCAGCGCCGAGGCTTCGCCGTCGAGCACCGCGACCCGCCGATCCCAGAGACTGTCACGTCGAAGGTGCCGAGACGGCTGGTCAATGGCCTGTCGGCTGGCCACGCCCGGCGCGATCGCAGCAATGACGTCCTCGAGCCCGTGGGGTTGGCGTGGACATTACGGTGGGTATGGGGCGCGATGAGGCTGAGACCGGACAACAGGGCGCGGCCCGAGCGGTCCGCCGTACAACATCGCGTGGCTCCGCGCCGCGCCAAGCGAACGGAGTGGGTGGGTGGCCGGTCGTATCGAGATCGATGACGTCGCACCCGTCGTTTCCGGCGGAAGATTTCCGGCCAAAGCTGTCGTTGGCGAGGTGGTGCCGGTTCGGGCGACGGTGTGGCGCGAGGGCCATGACGCGGTCGCGGCCTCCCTGGTGGTGCGTTACCACGGCACCGCATATCCGCAGCTGGCCGAGGCCCCGGTGCCGGCCGCCACGGCCGTAGAACCGGTCCCGATCGAGGCCGTGGTCAATCCGCCGGCACGGGTCAAACCGCAGCGGTTCCCAATGTCGCTGGGCAGTACACCCGACGTCTTTCACGGGGTGTTCACCCCCGACTGCGTCGGCCTGTGGACCTTCCGGGTGGACGGCTGGGGCGACTCGATCGCTACGTGGCGGCGCGCCGTCACCGCCAAGCTGGACGCCGGCCAGGGCGAGACCGACTTGTCCAATGATCTGCTCATCGGCGCCCGGCTGCTGGAGCGGGCCGCGGCGGGTGTGCCCCGTGAGCTTCGCGATCCTCTGCTCCAGGCCGCGGAGGCGCTGCGCAAACCCGGCGATCCGTTCGCCCGCGCCGCCGCGGCGCTTTCGCCCGAAGTTGTCGAGCTGCTGGCGCAGTATCCGCTGCGCGAAATAATCACGCGCGCCGAACAATACGGCGTCTGGGTGGATCGTCCGCTGGCCCGTTTCAGCGCGTGGTATGAGATGTTCCCGCGGTCCACCGGCGGGTGGGACAACAAGGGCAAGCCGAAGCACGGCACCTTCGCCACCGCCGCCAAGGCGCTGCCGCGCATCGCCAATATGGGCTTTGACGTCGTCTACCTGGCTCCGATCCATCCGATCGGCAAGGTGCACCGCAAGGGTCGCAACAACACGGTGACCGCAGCTCCCAGCGACGTCGGTTCGCCGTGGGCGATCGGCAGCGACGAGGGCGGCCATGATTCCGTGCACCCGCAGCTGGGCACCATCGATGACTTCGACGATTTCGTCGCCGCCACCCGGGATGAGGGCATGGAGGTGGCGCTGGACCTGGCGCTGCAGTGCGCCCCCGATCATCCGTGGGCAAAGCAGCATCCGGAATGGTTCACCGTGCTGCCCGACGGCACCATCGCCTATGCAGAGAATCCCCCGAAGAAGTACCAGGACATCTACCCGCTGAACTTCGACAACGACCCCGCCGGTCTATATGACGAGGTGCTGCGGGTGGTGCGGTTCTGGATAGCCCACGGCGTCAAGATCTTTCGCGTCGACAACCCACACGCCAAACCGCCGAACTTCTGGGCGTGGCTGATCGGCGAGGTGAAAAACGACGATCCCGACGTGCTGTTCCTGTCCGAAGCCTTCACCCGTCCGGCCCGCCTCTTCGGCCTGGCGAAGCTGGGTTTCACCCAGTCCTACACCTACTTCACCTGGCGCATCTCGAAGTCGGAGCTGACTGAATTCGGCCAGCAGATCGTCGAACACGCCGACTACGCGCGCCCCAACCTGTTCGTCAATACACCGGACATCCTGCACGCGAGCCTGCAGCACGGCGGTCCGGGCATGTTCGCCATCCGGGCGGTGTTGGCGTCCACGATGAGCGCGTCCTGGGGCGTGTACTCCGGCTACGAGCTGTTCGAGCACCGACCGGTTCGCGAGGGGAGCGAGGAGTACCTGGACTCGGAGAAGTACGAGCTGCGCCCCCGTGATTTCGATGCAGCGCTGGCCAAGGGCGAATCACTGGAGCCATTGCTGGCCCGACTCAACGAGATTCGTCGCTTGCACCCCGCGTTAAGTCAACTGCGCACCATCAAGTTCCACCACATCGACAACGACGCGCTGCTGGCCTACAGCAAGTTCGATCCGGTGACCGGAGACACGGTGCTGGTAGTGGTGACCCTCAACGCGTTAGCACCCGAGGAGTCCACGCTGTGGCTGGATATGGGCGCGTTGGGGATGGAGCCCTACGACCGCTTCTGGGTGCGCGACGAGATCACCGGAGAGGAATACCAATGGGGACAAGCGAATTACGTTCGCCTCGATCCCGCCAAGGCGATCGCCCACGTGTTGAACATGCCGCAGATACCATCCGGATCACGACTGATCTTGCTGCGTAGGGAGTGAGTGGACGATGACTCGAACCGATCAATTTGTGATGGTCGAACGCGGCGCGTTGCTGGGCGCCGGAACCTGGAGACTACGGATTCGACGGCGACCGTTGTCAATCTGTATGACTGGGGCACGGTCAGCGGATTGCCCTACTTTGATGCGGCGTCTTCGTTCGCCGCGGCCGCCAAAGGTGGGCCCGAGGCCGCCGAAGCGTTCACGTCGATCCGCATCCGCCTATCTCGTGCGAACATGCGTCATGAAGCCGAATTATTGGCATACGCCGACGGCATGAAATACTAAGCGGCACAACATGATAGAGAATATGCGGCGGTTAATCATGGACAATAGAGACTATCCACGATATCCGGCGGAATCATGGTCATGGGGGAGTGGCTAAACACTCTGGCCCAAGCTTCACCAGTTCACCGCTCGAGCAAGTCGTAACGCCGCAAACTCGCACTATTTGCTGGTACCACGGGCGCGCCGGAATCTGTGCGCAATCCTGAACTCTGAGCGGGAAGTCGAGGTGTCGCGCGGCAGACCGTCCGCCCGTGCAGTTAGGTCCCCAATCGCTGCCAGAGTGGCGCGTGCGTCATTGAATAAGAGGCTCGCCAAATCGATCTCGTCGATAACCGCTGGTATCGATGAGATTCCTTGCGTGTGTTGCCTCGTCTGTCCGTGCCCGCGGCTCTCCCCTCCGCCAGCGTCCGCCAGTCGCGGAACGCCGCGCCGGCTGCTGATACCTGCTACTTGTTGCGCGCCGTGACAGTCAGCGGCGCGGCTGTCGACCGTCGCGTAATTCCCCCGGGGTGTCCGTCATGTAATTCCGCCACCGGTGGGCCTCGGTGTAGGTCTACCGGGTGGGCTTGGCGTTGTCTACCGGCGCGCTAGCGCCGGGTCTTTTTCGGGGTCGGTAGCTGGGTCCGTCCATCAGGATCTGGTGGCTGGTGTTGATCAGGCGGTCGAGCAGCGACTCGGCGACGACGGGGTTGGGGAACAGGTTGTACCAGTCCTTCGGTGATCGGTTGGAGGTCAGGATGAGGGGGCGGCCGTTGACGGCGCGATCGGAGATCAACTCGTAGAGGTCGTCGGCGTGCATCGCGGTGTGTTCGCGCATGGCGAAGTCGTCGAGGATCAGCACGAGCGGTTCGGTGTATTCGCGGATGCGTTGCCCCCAGGTGCGATCGGCGTGACCGCCGGCGAGGTCGGAGAGTATCCGGGAGGTCTTGGCGAATCGGACGTCGCCGCCGCGGCGGGCCACTGCGTGCCCAAGTGCTTGTGCCATATGGGTTTTCCCGACTCCGACGGTTATCAACGGGTAGTAACACGCTCGAATCTATGTATGCAACAAAGGGGTTGAAGCCTCGTTTGTCATTGTTGTTGCCGGTTTATCGGCGGGTGTTCTTCGACGTGAAGGAACGGCAACGATGGCGTATCCAGTGGCTGTGTGTCCTGCGGGTGGGCAGCGGACGTGGACTGTGCTTGGCGAGGACTTCGCAACGGTCGGTCCGATCGAGGAGTGGATCGAAGCTCACCGGCACCTGTGGTCACCGAACACGGTGCGTGGCTATGCGACGTCATTGGCGCAGTGGTGGAGCTTCCTCGAGCAACGCGGACAGACCGACGGTTGGCGTGAGGTCGGTGTCCCCGCCGTCACGGCGTTCCTGTCCTGGCAGCGCAATGGCCGCACGGTTCAACATCGGCTGACTGAGTCTGACCCGACGCCGACCGCTTCAACGTTGGAAGTTCGGCTTGCAGCGGTGATTTCGTTCTACCGATGGCATCAGGCACTGTCCGGGGTGGCGGTAGCGGGACGGCTACTGCGAGGAACACCGCGGCACCGACCAGCCCGAGGCTTGCTGGCCCATCTGGATGCGCGTTCGGCCCCGGCGGCATCTTCGCTGGTGCGCGTGCGACGTGACCGACGCCGGAACAGACCTCCCTTGCTGCTGCCGGAACAGATCCAGGCGATCTTGGATGGCTGCGCGGTCTTCGACGCCGAGTCCGGATCGTGGCGAGGCAACCTGCGGGACCGCTTCGTGTTCGCTCTGCTGGCCGAGACCGGGATGCGACTCGGGGAGACGTTGGGCCTGCGGATCGGTGAGTTCGTCCTCGGCCGCGGCGGCACCGCGTATGTGCAGATCGTGCCCCGCTGCGATAACCCGAACGGGGCGCGGGTGAAGATGATGCGACCGCGACGAGTCTATGTCGGTGCCGACCTCGAGCGGCTGTTCGCCGACTATCTCACCGACATCGCCTGCCGGGCAACCGAAGTCGGCATCGCCCTTACGGACACGTCGCCGCTACTGGTGAATGTGTTCCGACCACCGTTGTTGGCCGCATTGCGAGAGACGACGGTCCGGGAGAAAGTGGCCACACTGCGCCGCCGCGGCGTCGGGCCACCCGGGTGGACGCCGCATTGGTTCCGCCACACCCATGCCACCGCACTGCTTCTGGCGGGGACGCCGGAATGGGTGGTCTCCCGGCGCCTCGGGCACGCCCACGTGCAGACCACCCTTGACCTCTACGGCTGGGTTCGCGACGACGAAGCCCTGCGTGCAGCCGCCAACTGGGCGTCCTACGCCAGCAGCTGGCGTGTGGCCGAGTGATCGACGAGCATGGCCACCTGCACCTGCGTAGTGCCGAACACCTCGATCCGATCTGGCGACTCTGGGACGAGCTGCCGGCACAGTGGCGTGGCCCCGTGCTCGGGCCCGGCATCGAGAACTGGGCGTCGATCACCGAGAACGATTGGTCGCATCTGGATCTGAGCGGACTACCCGACCCGTTCGCCGCGGAGCTGGCGTGGATGGCGCACTGGCAGGCCAGCGATGGCACCCGCGTCTCTGTGCTGGCGATGGCGCAGTTGGCCAACATGATTCGGCGGGCCGTTGCCGAAGGTCGCGATTTCCCCTCATCGATCCGGGCCATGGATTACGACGCCGCAGCGGTGTTGCAGAGCTGGTTCTATATCAGCAGGGGCAAGCGACTGCCCTCCCCCCGGGGCCGGGGCCGGGTGCACGCTCTGTTCGGGTTCGCCCGGCACGCCCTGATCGCCGCTTGCCACGACGGCCCGTGGTGGCAACTGGACTTCTGGCACCCGCGCTGCGATCCGCGGATACCACTGACCGATCGTGAACCGGTCGCCAACTACGGCTGCTCACCCGGAGATATACAGCTTGGGTGGTTGCGGACCGCCGTGAAATGGCACCTGGGCACGTCCCTGGAATCTGGGGCGCTGCGCTGGACCACGGTCAGCCAGGAACGCATGCGGAGCTTCCGCCGGTTCGACAATTGGCTGACCGCCAGCTTCGACGACCCGACCATCATCCTGGGCGACCCAACGAGCGCGGTCGAACAGGCAGCTGCGTTCGCGCGGTGGACCGCGGTGGCCGCCAACCGCGTCACCCGCGAATCCGACACCCGCCACCTCGGAAGAACTGTGCCGAGCAGGGGAATCAACGACGACCTGCGAGCGGTGGCCGGCCTCCTGGAGTTCATTGCCGCCAATCCCGGGGAGGCTCGCAGCGTCCTCGGCGCCGAACCCTGGCAACGGGTGAGCGCCACGCACGCCGCCAGCTGGTTCGGCCGAGTCAGCCGGATACCGCATCACCGCGGATTCAACGACGCGAACTACATCGACGACCACGCACTCTCCCAGATCACCGCGGCGCTGCCGCTGATCGGGCTTCCCCGCAACGAGCAGATGACCATCACCCGCGGCGACGGCACCACCATCACCGCCAACGGACTCGAGGACCCGCAAGCAATGCGGATGATCCTGCTGCAGATCCTCACCGGCCGCCGCGCCAGCGAGATACGCACCTGCGACTTCGACTGCCTCTCCGCTGCGCCCAGTACCACCGCAGCCGCAGATGACGACCACACGCTGAGCAGGTTCCGTTACGCACAAAGCAAGATCGACGTCGCACCCGACACCATCCTCGTTGACCACGCGGTCACCGAAGTCATTGCCGAACAACACCGTTGGATACATGCACAGCATCCGGGCAGCAGCAGGCGCTTCCTGTTCACGCGGCGCCTAGGCAACCGCCGCGGCGACAAACCCTATCCAGCAGGCACCTACAACTGGGTCCTACGCACCCTCAGCGATCTCGTTCAGATCACCGACGCCAAGGGCCACGCCGTGCGATTGAGCCACACCCACCGCTTCCGACACACCCGGTTGACCCGACTGGCCGAACTCGGCCTGCCAGTCCACGTACTGCAGCGCTACGCCGGACACGCCACCCCTACCATGACCATGCACTACATCGCCGCCCGCGACGAACACGCCGAGCAGGCGTTCCTGGCCACCGCCAAGCTCCGATCCGACGGCACCCGCATCCAACTCTGCAGCGACGACCACGACAGCCTGCACCTGTTCCGCCGCGCCGACCGGTTCCTGCCCAACGGCTGG
Proteins encoded in this window:
- a CDS encoding tyrosine-type recombinase/integrase; the encoded protein is MAYPVAVCPAGGQRTWTVLGEDFATVGPIEEWIEAHRHLWSPNTVRGYATSLAQWWSFLEQRGQTDGWREVGVPAVTAFLSWQRNGRTVQHRLTESDPTPTASTLEVRLAAVISFYRWHQALSGVAVAGRLLRGTPRHRPARGLLAHLDARSAPAASSLVRVRRDRRRNRPPLLLPEQIQAILDGCAVFDAESGSWRGNLRDRFVFALLAETGMRLGETLGLRIGEFVLGRGGTAYVQIVPRCDNPNGARVKMMRPRRVYVGADLERLFADYLTDIACRATEVGIALTDTSPLLVNVFRPPLLAALRETTVREKVATLRRRGVGPPGWTPHWFRHTHATALLLAGTPEWVVSRRLGHAHVQTTLDLYGWVRDDEALRAAANWASYASSWRVAE
- a CDS encoding tyrosine-type recombinase/integrase; translated protein: MIDEHGHLHLRSAEHLDPIWRLWDELPAQWRGPVLGPGIENWASITENDWSHLDLSGLPDPFAAELAWMAHWQASDGTRVSVLAMAQLANMIRRAVAEGRDFPSSIRAMDYDAAAVLQSWFYISRGKRLPSPRGRGRVHALFGFARHALIAACHDGPWWQLDFWHPRCDPRIPLTDREPVANYGCSPGDIQLGWLRTAVKWHLGTSLESGALRWTTVSQERMRSFRRFDNWLTASFDDPTIILGDPTSAVEQAAAFARWTAVAANRVTRESDTRHLGRTVPSRGINDDLRAVAGLLEFIAANPGEARSVLGAEPWQRVSATHAASWFGRVSRIPHHRGFNDANYIDDHALSQITAALPLIGLPRNEQMTITRGDGTTITANGLEDPQAMRMILLQILTGRRASEIRTCDFDCLSAAPSTTAAADDDHTLSRFRYAQSKIDVAPDTILVDHAVTEVIAEQHRWIHAQHPGSSRRFLFTRRLGNRRGDKPYPAGTYNWVLRTLSDLVQITDAKGHAVRLSHTHRFRHTRLTRLAELGLPVHVLQRYAGHATPTMTMHYIAARDEHAEQAFLATAKLRSDGTRIQLCSDDHDSLHLFRRADRFLPNGWCTLPPLQSCDKGNACLTCSVFVTDHTHRDVLQRQLRETTDLIDRATTEFEQRHGHPMPQDNVWLTTRRTEHHALERLLDALDHKPDSAAHGAISECHRPSAGPVPLTLDLTRHRRSTL
- a CDS encoding alpha-1,4-glucan--maltose-1-phosphate maltosyltransferase is translated as MAGRIEIDDVAPVVSGGRFPAKAVVGEVVPVRATVWREGHDAVAASLVVRYHGTAYPQLAEAPVPAATAVEPVPIEAVVNPPARVKPQRFPMSLGSTPDVFHGVFTPDCVGLWTFRVDGWGDSIATWRRAVTAKLDAGQGETDLSNDLLIGARLLERAAAGVPRELRDPLLQAAEALRKPGDPFARAAAALSPEVVELLAQYPLREIITRAEQYGVWVDRPLARFSAWYEMFPRSTGGWDNKGKPKHGTFATAAKALPRIANMGFDVVYLAPIHPIGKVHRKGRNNTVTAAPSDVGSPWAIGSDEGGHDSVHPQLGTIDDFDDFVAATRDEGMEVALDLALQCAPDHPWAKQHPEWFTVLPDGTIAYAENPPKKYQDIYPLNFDNDPAGLYDEVLRVVRFWIAHGVKIFRVDNPHAKPPNFWAWLIGEVKNDDPDVLFLSEAFTRPARLFGLAKLGFTQSYTYFTWRISKSELTEFGQQIVEHADYARPNLFVNTPDILHASLQHGGPGMFAIRAVLASTMSASWGVYSGYELFEHRPVREGSEEYLDSEKYELRPRDFDAALAKGESLEPLLARLNEIRRLHPALSQLRTIKFHHIDNDALLAYSKFDPVTGDTVLVVVTLNALAPEESTLWLDMGALGMEPYDRFWVRDEITGEEYQWGQANYVRLDPAKAIAHVLNMPQIPSGSRLILLRRE